One window of Bos indicus isolate NIAB-ARS_2022 breed Sahiwal x Tharparkar chromosome 18, NIAB-ARS_B.indTharparkar_mat_pri_1.0, whole genome shotgun sequence genomic DNA carries:
- the LOC139177376 gene encoding zinc finger and SCAN domain-containing protein 5B-like gives MAENQTRGHGPVVDSPGAESPASAPRQDTRRENPDSDREELRVRFRTFRSSDESDPIKALRRLRELCGLWLRPDLHTKEDMVDRLVLEQFVMCMPPDIQVLVKSSGAKTCKDLEEVLRKKQKLKKWAVVRVQGEDFLMPVSGVEMLGSEVSERHGEEDQAREPQSTVSVVPPDDGQQESRDGQHLPGAEDLLRGQGQKALLLETILETVELEGQTPSKENLEKDLVKDTGVTRTLSAQEPKLLQDHEGDVSTPSGSRLGPLKNRRHVKRKRDSSPSCQEVLQEAATCLDQGEFSGRLGFHSVGSSGTGGPTSLPEGAGTPGWAPSECRVCKKSFPYQSQLTLHQRTHTGERPFQCDICARGFIQPSDLGVHQRIHTGEKPYSCDICIKKFTHDSTLRAHKRTDTQEKPFRCEHCDRAFGHRGNLNVHRCTHSGLRPYMCPECHRAFRQLGTFKRHWKMHSR, from the exons ATGGCTGAGAACCAGACAAGGGGTCATGGCCCTGTCGTGGACAGCCCCGGAGCAGAGTCGCCAGCATCTGCGCCACGCCAAGACACCCGAAGGGAAAACCCCGACTCCGACCGTGAAGAGTTGCGAGTTCGCTTCAGAACGTTTAGGAGCTCGGATGAATCCGACCCGATCAAGGCTCTGAGGAGGCTCCGTGAACTCTGTGGTCTGTGGCTGAGGCCGGATCTTCACACCAAGGAGGACATGGTGGACAGGCTGGTGCTGGAGCAGTTCGTGATGTGCATGCCGCCGGACATCCAGGTCTTGGTCAAAAGTAGTGGTGCCAAGACTTGTAAGGATCTGGAAGAGGTgctgagaaagaagcagaaactgaagaaatgg GCTGTAGTCCGTGTCCAAGGTGAGGATTTTTTGATGCCAGTCTCTGGTGTTGAGATGTTAGGATCTGAGGTCAGTGAGAGGCACGGTGAGGAAGACCAagccagggagccccagtctACAGTCAGTGTCGTCCCTCCAGACGATGGCCAGCAGGAAAGCCGAGACGGGCAGCATCTGCCAGGAGCCGAGGACCTGTTGAGGGGGCAG GGCCAGAAAGCTCTCCTGCTAGAGACCATTCTTGAAACAGTTGAACTGGAGGGTCAGACGCCCTCCAAGGAGAACTTGGAGAAGGACCTGGTGAAAGACACAGGAGTGACAAGAACTCTTTCGGCTCAAGAGCCTAAACTTCTGCAGGATCATG AGGGAGATGTTTCCACTCCGAGTGGATCCAGACTCGGTCCTCTGAAGAATCGCAGACACGTCAAAAGGAAACGGGACAGCAGTCCCTCTTGCCAAGAGGTGCTTCAAGAGGCAGCCACGTGTTTGGATCAAGGAGAGTTCTCAGGACGACTTGGGTTCCATTCCGTTGGTTCATCTGGCACCGGGGGACCCACCAGTCTTCCTGAGGGAGCAGGAACCCCAGGATGGGCACCCTCTGAATGCAGGGTGTGCAAAAAGAGCTTTCCTTATCAATCTCAGCTTACCTTGCaccagaggacacacacaggagagaggCCCTTTCAATGCGACATCTGTGCCAGAGGGTTCATACAGCCTTCAGACCTGGGGGTTCACCAGCGAATCCACACTGGCGAGAAGCCCTACAGCTGTGACATCTGCATCAAGAAGTTCACCCACGACTCCACACTGCGCGCTCACAAGAGAACCGACACCCAGGAGAAGCCTTTCCGCTGTGAGCACTGTGACAGAGCTTTCGGCCACCGAGGGAACCTCAATGTTCACCGATGCACCCACTCTGGGCTCAGGCCCTACATGTGCCCCGAGTGTCACAGAGCCTTCCGTCAGCTGGGGACTTTCAAACGCCACTGGAAAATGCATTCCAGATGA
- the LOC139177377 gene encoding protein FAM32A-like: protein MDAYEQVQKGPLKLKGVTELGVTKRKKKKDTDKAKLLETMGKIQKNQEEELRRHLDKLTPAQVAFEKVQEKRQMERILKKASKTHKQRVEDFNRHLDMLTEHYDIPKVSWTK from the coding sequence ATGGACGCCTATGAGCAGGTCCAAAAGGGACCCCTGAAGCTGAAAGGAGTCACAGAGCTTGGTGTGACCAAGcggaagaagaaaaaggacacaGACAAGGCAAAACTCCTGGAAACGATGGGGAAAATCCAGAAGAAccaggaggaggagctgaggcGCCACCTCGACAAGCTGACCCCAGCCCAGGTGGCCTTTGAGAAGGTGCAGGAGAAGCGACAAATGGAGAGGATCCTGAAGAAAGCATCCAAAACCCACAAGCAGAGAGTGGAGGACTTCAACAGACACCTGGACATGCTCACGGAGCACTATGACATTCCTAAAGTCAGCTGGACCAAGTAG